One region of Acidimicrobiales bacterium genomic DNA includes:
- a CDS encoding helix-turn-helix transcriptional regulator: MTDVQVGPLLREWRERRRLSQLGLAVDAGVSARHVSFVENGRARPSPEMVLHLAERLEVPLRERNRLLLSAGYAPVYSQRTLDDAEMQPVREAIGLVLGGHEPYPALVVDQHWNMVAANAGLAALTEGVAAELMEEPVNVLRVALHPKGLAPRIVNLTEWRTHLLERLDRQIAATSDPALVALRDELAAYPATDASGNGHVDDGPGADGGDPGDRPDRPRVTDGAQLARDLVVCLRLRAGDAELAFFSTIATFGTAVDVTISELAIESFFPADRATVEYLQGR, encoded by the coding sequence ATGACCGATGTCCAGGTCGGGCCGTTGCTCCGGGAATGGCGCGAGCGGCGCCGTCTCAGCCAGCTGGGGCTCGCGGTCGACGCCGGGGTCTCGGCCCGCCACGTGAGCTTCGTGGAGAATGGCAGGGCGCGTCCGAGCCCGGAGATGGTGCTTCACCTGGCCGAGCGCCTCGAGGTGCCGTTGCGGGAGCGCAATCGGCTGCTGCTGTCAGCCGGGTACGCGCCGGTGTACAGCCAGCGGACCCTGGACGACGCCGAGATGCAGCCGGTGCGCGAGGCGATCGGGCTGGTGCTCGGGGGCCACGAGCCCTATCCGGCGCTGGTGGTCGACCAGCACTGGAACATGGTCGCGGCCAACGCGGGCCTCGCCGCCCTGACCGAGGGCGTCGCCGCCGAGCTGATGGAGGAGCCGGTCAACGTCCTGCGGGTTGCCCTCCACCCGAAGGGCCTGGCCCCGCGGATCGTGAACCTGACCGAGTGGCGTACCCATCTGCTCGAGCGGCTCGACCGTCAGATCGCGGCGACCAGCGATCCCGCGCTGGTGGCGCTCCGAGACGAGCTCGCTGCCTACCCGGCTACGGACGCCAGCGGCAACGGCCACGTCGACGACGGCCCCGGAGCCGACGGTGGCGATCCTGGCGATCGGCCCGATCGTCCGAGGGTCACCGATGGGGCCCAGCTCGCCCGCGACCTCGTCGTCTGTCTCCGGCTGCGTGCGGGTGACGCTGAGCTCGCCTTCTTCAGCACCATCGCCACCTTCGGCACCGCTGTCGACGTCACCATCTCCGAGCTGGCGATCGAGTCGTTCTTTCCTGCGGACCGGGCGACGGTCGAGTACCTCCAAGGGCGATGA
- a CDS encoding GNAT family N-acetyltransferase produces MDEDPVEIRPAAIEDLHQLNDLYNHYVLRSYVTFDVRPVTMAERVEWFRHYGEAGRHRVLVAVAGAHVLGYASASPYRPREAYETSVETTVYLAPEVTGRRLGSRLYTELFRAIEGEDLHRAIAGVALPNEASVALHGRLGFVKVGHFTEQGRKFGRYWDVAYFEKPLP; encoded by the coding sequence GTGGACGAGGACCCGGTGGAGATCAGGCCGGCCGCGATCGAGGACCTCCACCAGCTCAACGACCTCTACAACCACTACGTCCTTCGCTCCTATGTGACCTTCGACGTCCGCCCGGTGACGATGGCCGAACGCGTCGAATGGTTCCGCCACTACGGTGAGGCCGGTCGGCATCGTGTCCTCGTGGCCGTAGCCGGCGCACACGTCCTGGGTTACGCCAGCGCAAGCCCGTATCGGCCGCGGGAGGCCTACGAGACCTCGGTCGAAACCACCGTCTATCTGGCCCCGGAGGTCACAGGCAGGCGACTCGGCAGCCGCTTGTACACCGAGCTCTTTCGGGCCATCGAGGGCGAGGATCTGCACCGCGCCATCGCTGGCGTCGCCCTGCCGAACGAAGCGTCAGTGGCCCTGCACGGTCGCTTGGGTTTCGTCAAAGTGGGCCACTTCACCGAGCAGGGCCGCAAGTTCGGCCGCTATTGGGATGTCGCCTACTTCGAGAAACCACTGCCATGA